The sequence TACATTTGTTAATATGCATTTCCGGAAACGTACAGCATTATTCGATTCTATATTATCTTATCTCGAAATTCATATTTCCTTAATAACCTATTTTTCCTCTATTAATCTTTGCTGTAAGACTTCATATAAACATATTATGCGTTGTAAGCTTCGAGAATATAGATTTTCCTTTGACTCTTGTTCATCCGCAGTGATTTATTTTCTGCAGTTGGCTTAAAAGTTACCATTCTGGTAGTGATATCGATAGTCGATAATATGAATGCAGTTTTTgatttgttttatttgaaattattgattATGATATTtcctaaaaaaatattttaataaacagGGCCgcccctgagatttcgggggtcctagGGGGGCCCCGTCACATatgtatatgacataaaaaacgTACTTCAAataagcttgtataactaatttagatttgcatttacatcaatattcaagtaaacattattcttcttgcattcttagacgcaaaatcgtcttatgggggccccaggcggccgcctagtctgcctaagCCCAGGGCCGGTCCTGCCTTTCAAAGcatcattaataattgcaattttaaatttagaatatttgCAATATGGTCTTTCAaagcattattaataattgcaattttagatttagaataattgcaatatgACTTTCAACAGGGCCGGACCTGAGATATCAGGGGTCCGAgacgagctccgaaaaagggttCCTTCGCATATGTGACataaaaaaagtagctcaaataaaatttataagattaacattaaagcttgtgtaactaatttagatttgcattttcATCGATTAATAATCAAgtaaatattcttcttcttgcattcttagatgcaaaatcgtcttatgggatccctggaccttggggggccctaggcccagggccggccctgttaATAAACAGTATGAGGAATTTTTCAAAGAccagaatttaaaaatgaaagtataaggtttcaaatgaaatttatttattttatttttgtaccatGAAACATGATACGTATGTCATTCTGTGCTATCACGTTTGTGTTGTAACAGTTGTATATCGTTTTCATCATATTGTACTATTTGATTCGCATTGTACATTACAAAAAATCGTTTTCCATGTTCGAATGTTGCAATCATAATCGCACAAGCCGGAGCTACCTTTATGACACGTGGTATCAGTCCTGTGAAGAGTCCTTTTATTCCATTTTgactataaattttatttattatattccatGTTCTGCTACTGCGTCCAGGTTTATCTATAATTCAAGTTTATAATACAGTATTTTCATTTCAACCATTGGAAGTATGAGGAATGGAAAAGTAGAATTTTCTATGGTCTATACCTGAATAAATCTCCTTTTCACCCATTTCTATTTGTCTGTGTGTTTTTACTACGTCAAACGGAATCGTTAAAAATGCAGCTATCTGTAAAATTTATGCACATAAATTTACTATTTGTATACTGAACATAGTTATTTGTTTTTATGTTTTACTTACAGAGCCTGCTATAGCACCTGATGTAAGATTAAAAGTAAAAGTTTGCTGTGGTCCTCCAAATTTATCCTTTATAGTTTCGTAATTCAACCAATAAATTGCACTAAATGGCACATCGCGGAGGAGAGTACTACTCAATCCCATCCATAAACCAAAAACACCGCTGTATTTTACAACGGTTTTCAATGCTTGTGTAATTTCTGAAATAGAAAagcatagaaaatttaaatcaatATGGAAAATATGAAAGTTACAGTAAGTAAAAGGGAATACCTGAATAGTTCAATTTTTGAGATTGCATTTTTGTTCTAATTAATTCTAATGGGCTTACTAAAGTTGCAGCCCAAATACGCGCTATTGCTCCAGCCAACATAGGAATCCAAAATGGTTGTTCCTTGCCCCCCATTGTATTATGTTTaatctttttattatatatatccTAGAGTAACAGACGAAAATACTGAAGAACTAAAACAGATTTACATACAATGTTGAAGCAAACTTCGCTTACCTTAAAATATAATCTTAACTGTTCATACGAAACAAAATATGCTATAGTCGCAGGTACTGCTAGAACGAGAGTAGGGCTTAGTCCACTCCATAAAGAAAGAATACCTTCGTTTCTACTAATTTTTACAAGGGCATCCTGCAAATACaaaacataatattaatatacttGCATATTTAGTTAAATAAGAAATTACAAATATGGATATACAATTGTGCCATTAAATTTTCCATTCACCCTAGCCCATTCTGGGCCTCTACCATTTAGGCATGGACACAAATGGTCCATTAAGCCGTTACAATAAAGAAAACATTTGTTAGAAAGCATTGCTTTCTGTTGAGTTTGAAGTCGAATTTTTACCACATCCAATGGTGTAACTgaaaaatgttggaaatatAATTACGTGCAAAGAATATAAGATAATTAACTATTGTCTTAATCTACTTACCAAACATTGATGTGATAAAAGCACCGGTACAAGCAGCCACAACTTGTTGATATGGTCTAACCCTGAATCTTGGATCGTCCATATCCAAGTTCGGTGGTATAGTAATGCTTAACTTATTCATTTCTAATGTTTATTTTGTACTACATTGATATAACATTAAGGAACTTTTCCTTCCACATTTAACAGCATATTCTTTATCAATAACTTAATAATCATTTTAAAACTGAAAGAACAGTAACACGTGCATATATTAACATAATAAACACCTTGTCAATACATAAAATCTAGGTCTGACTTGGCGGTGTTTAGAATTCGAtgatctaaaaaaattttaatgattgcgttaatatttctattaatttctaAGCTATTCATGAGTCGAATAGGATAGATTAATAAATTGATAATGATTAAATATCTCTTCGTGACTTACCTTTCTCTTTTTGTCTAGCACGTGGCTTCAAACATTTGATTTCATCATGCAATTATAATTTCCTGTagtaaaataagaataaatattttagcaCCGTGTTATGTAGATGCAAACCGGCCTTCATTCATGAAGATTGctataaatatgtatacaatACACATGCACACACACAATTAAACATTAGCAAATCATGATtggcaaatatacatatatagtatATGTACGAACATATGCATAAGGTATCAGTTtggctgaactttactttaccggacccaaaattttcgacattttttttttaatctatagCTCTTTGATAcggagaatccaaaaatgcaagttttaactttaggaattcaatggttaaaaagttataagcgtgtaaagtttcatatttttagCACATTTGgtacgttactgtgacgccatattggctttttgtccaatgaacggtgtcgctagctgcaggcagcaggtgccgaccactttagcgggtttagtcaaatcgtaaatttgatactgtctgagttagttaggtttatatttatcttaaaGAGAGAGCGTACAGCCCATGCATTTGCTTATTACTTCTACTGTATCAATTTTATGGgtaatttaaatacagctagTGATGGAACCCATACCCAAAAAAGTTTGGTGTCCCCTAACGTAAAGTTTAACCTAAATATAAATCTAACAAACTTagacagtatcaaatttacggTTTGACTAAACCCGCTAAAGTGGTCAGCACCCACATGCGTCTGCCCGCAGCTAGCGACACCATTCATTGGACAAGAACCCACTATGgtgtcacagtaacgtagcaaatgcactaaaagtgtcaaactttacacgctcataactttttaaccattggattcctaaagttaagacttgcatttttggattctatacatcaaaaactatagattaaaaagaaaaggtccaaaattttgggtccggtaaagtacAATTTACCTGATATTTAATATAGATCTAAactaatttctatattttatgaATCATTTGCTTCTATCAATCTTTGCAAACTTCAAGATTGTACctgtaattataaaatcaatatggcggaaataaaggaaaatctGTTTTACCAGCACatctatttgatatttttcattcgGTTCCCTATCTATGATACTGTATATTATATGATCAGTTTGCGCATGCGTATGACACCGATACATTGCGCATGTGTAATTTATCAGTTTGGAGGGGCGTAGAAAGGAGGCCATATTGTACAGTTAAATTGAAAGaacgaaaataattatatcatcgTGTAGTTGTGCTTGTTTCGTTTCGTATTTTTACTGTACACATTCGAAACGGTATCGTTAGATTCTCGCAATTAAAGTAACAGTGTACAGGAACCGATTCGAGGTTCCtaattttttttgtaaataactACAAGTCGTAGTAGTGTATCCTGATATCTAGGTACCGTCCGTCAGTCTACTAAAGGGGTTTATTGCTCCGAACGAGATGGGCACTCGGGATGATGAAtacgattatttatttaaaggtaaatcatGTCAATTCGTTCTCGTCGCTTTGTCATCCATT comes from Osmia lignaria lignaria isolate PbOS001 chromosome 8, iyOsmLign1, whole genome shotgun sequence and encodes:
- the LOC117608892 gene encoding mitochondrial glutathione transporter SLC25A40 → MNKLSITIPPNLDMDDPRFRVRPYQQVVAACTGAFITSMFVTPLDVVKIRLQTQQKAMLSNKCFLYCNGLMDHLCPCLNGRGPEWARVNGKFNGTIDALVKISRNEGILSLWSGLSPTLVLAVPATIAYFVSYEQLRLYFKDIYNKKIKHNTMGGKEQPFWIPMLAGAIARIWAATLVSPLELIRTKMQSQKLNYSEITQALKTVVKYSGVFGLWMGLSSTLLRDVPFSAIYWLNYETIKDKFGGPQQTFTFNLTSGAIAGSIAAFLTIPFDVVKTHRQIEMGEKEIYSDKPGRSSRTWNIINKIYSQNGIKGLFTGLIPRVIKVAPACAIMIATFEHGKRFFVMYNANQIVQYDENDIQLLQHKRDSTE